In Mesoplodon densirostris isolate mMesDen1 chromosome 15, mMesDen1 primary haplotype, whole genome shotgun sequence, the DNA window TCGTTGATGTGTCGTGGGCCAGAGCCGTTGCCTGGCGGGCTGTCGCCAGACGGCACACGCCCCTTGAGTGCGTTGCCAGCCGAGGCCGGACTCCCGGCCTCCAGCACCGAGGCCTTGTCCTCAGCGTCCGGCTGGCAGCACTTGGGCAGCCCCAGCAGCTCCTCATCAGCAGGCCCGCCGGTCCAGAAGGGACGGGACGGTCTGGCGGCCACAGCGCAGCCCTCCAGGTCGGCGGTGGCCAAGCGCTTGAGGTCGCGGCCAGCCAGGCGCGGGGGCAGGCTGCAGGGCAGCTCGGATGAGGAGCCGCGGAATTGCTGCAGCCAGGCCCAGAGCGGGCGCGCCCGGCAGTCGCACACCCAGGGGTTGTCATTGAGCCGCAGGTACTGCAGGGCCCGAAGTGGTGCCAGGGCCTCCGCGGGCAGTGCAGAGAGGTTGTTGGCAAACAGGTAGAGTGTCATGAGACGGCCGAGGTCCCGGAAGGCGTGCGGGTGCACGCGGGCCACACGGTTCTGGTGCAGCAGGAGGCGGTCAAGGCTGTGCAGGCCGCGGAAGGCGCGCTCGGGCACACTGGTAATGCGGTTGCCGTGCAGGAAGAGGTGCGTGAGGTTGCCTAGGTCGCGGAAGGCGTCGTCAGGCAGCGCCTGTAGCCCGTTGTCCTGCAGGTAGAGGTACTGCAGGGCAGCCAGGCCGCGGAACAGGCCGGGACCCAGCTCCTGCAGGCCGCAGCGGTCCAGGTGCAGTGTGTGCAGGCGGCTCAGGCCCTGGAACGTGGCGGGGTCCACGGCATGCAGCTGCGCGTTGTCGCTGAGGTCCAGCTGCTCCAGGAGCGCCAGGCCAGCGAAGGCGGCGGCGTCGATGTGGGCCAGCGCGTTTGAGTGCAGCCACAGGATGGTGAGGTTGCGGCAGGCATGGAAGCCGGCGGCTGGCACGTATGTGATGCGATTGCCGTGCAGGAAGACGCGCTGGCTGGCAGCTGGGATGTCGGCAGGCACGGCCTGGAGACCCTGCTGCGGGCAGCTTGTGGTTACCTTGGGCTCGTTGTAGCACACACAGGCACCCGGGCACGGCGCCGCCACACTCCACGCCTGCAGCCACAGCACCCAGGCCAGCAGCTGGCTCCCTGTGGGCAGAGCAGAGGGCAGTTAGTGGGCAGGGGCTCCTGCAAGGCTGGGGTTgtgcaggaggggctggggctgggcccagGATATGCTGCCGCCCCTGGGAACTCAGGTGCTGTGATCCTTGCCCCACCCGCCAGGTGGAAGCTGCTGCACAACAGCCCTCCAAGGGGTCGAACGCTCCACACCGAGAAACGTCACCTGCAGACACCCACGTCACCCTGCCTGGCACTCAAAACACACGAGCTAACATGCCCGCACCCCCTGCCACTCGGGGTTAGCAGGTCACCCCCAAGGCCCAAGTGGGATAGACATGCACACCTGCAGATACCTTCTCAGACTCCAGTGAACACAGAGCCCCCGTGGGCCTGCCCACTCTCCCTGTCCGTCCCAGCACTGACCCAGCCTGTCCCTGTCCCATCAGCCCACAGGCCAGGCAGGGAGAGAGGCCCCGGCAAACACTGGAGCACCAGGCCAGCCCCGCTCATGCAGGGGAGCCCTGGGCCAAGGATCATGGCCAGGCCTGCCTCCTGGAAGCTTCCGCAGCAGCCCTCCCAGAGCGTCCTCTCAGGCTGCAGGAAGGGTGGGGCTGTGACTCAGACCTGGTGCCCTGCCCAGGCCCCCAGAGCCCCTGGGGCCAAGGCCTGCCTGGATTCTGAGGGAGCCTCCCCACCTCGGGGAGCTGTGCTTTAACCAAGAAATTGCAGGGGCCTTGGTGAAGCCGGGAGCCACAGCTCCAGTGGCCCTCCTGCAGGGGTCTGGGTCCCACCAACAGGACACAGGAAACTGCCACAGCAGCCCCACGCTCCAGAGCAACTCTGCCATCACAGGATCAGGAGCCTAGGCCCTGAGGGCAGGCATAGCAGGGAAGGCAGGTCCAGGGCTTGGGGGGCACTGCAGCCCTGCCCTGTGAGCCCCTCAGGCCGGCTGCTCCCTCCTG includes these proteins:
- the RTN4R gene encoding reticulon-4 receptor, with product MKRASAGGSQLLAWVLWLQAWSVAAPCPGACVCYNEPKVTTSCPQQGLQAVPADIPAASQRVFLHGNRITYVPAAGFHACRNLTILWLHSNALAHIDAAAFAGLALLEQLDLSDNAQLHAVDPATFQGLSRLHTLHLDRCGLQELGPGLFRGLAALQYLYLQDNGLQALPDDAFRDLGNLTHLFLHGNRITSVPERAFRGLHSLDRLLLHQNRVARVHPHAFRDLGRLMTLYLFANNLSALPAEALAPLRALQYLRLNDNPWVCDCRARPLWAWLQQFRGSSSELPCSLPPRLAGRDLKRLATADLEGCAVAARPSRPFWTGGPADEELLGLPKCCQPDAEDKASVLEAGSPASAGNALKGRVPSGDSPPGNGSGPRHINDSPFGTLPGSAEPPLTAVQPEGSQPPEPPTTGPRRRPGCSRKNRTRSQCRLGQAGGGGAGAGGAGGVEGSGVLPGLACSLAPLGLVPLGLALVLWTVLGPC